Within Citromicrobium bathyomarinum, the genomic segment TAGCGGCCGGAGGAGCGAAATGAACTCTTCTGCGCTCACCCCTGTTAGGGGGTACTGGCGGATGACGTCGATCACATGATTGGCATGCATGAAGGCAATCCGCGCCTGATCATCCGATTGCAGCGCTTCGAGCTCAGGTGATGATGCAAGCTTTGACCACCCTTCGATGAAGCGCGGCGTCAACGCACAGATTTCATAGGATTCAGCCAGCGCACTGGCGACCGAAATCATTCGCCCGTTCGAAGGCACCTGTATTGCCGGATCGAAGGACAAGGCCTTCAAAAGAGCATCGACAACGCCATCATCATTATGCGCGATCAATCCAAGCGCGTCGCCCGGTGCATAGGCAGGAGGTTCGTCCACGAACTCAAGCGCGATATGCCGGGTGGCCTTGGTGGATCCCGGCGCTGTCAGTATCCGGTTTTCCGTTACGCACGCGGTAAGCGGTTCGTACCGCGGCGATCGCTCGACCGATCCTGCGATTTCCGCTTCTGCGACAGGCTTTGCAGCTTCCTCGCCGATGAGTTTGGCCAGGACAGAACCACGCCATTGCGCGGCTGTATCCTCGTAATCGACATCACAGTCGACGCGGTCCTGGATACGTACAGCACCTGCCGTAGCCAGCGCGCGGTCGAGCCGCTTGCCAGCCTCGCAGAACTGTTCGTAGGTGGAATCCCCGAGGGCGAGAACCGAATAGCGAATGCCCGACAGATCGGGGCAATCTTCGCTTTCGACCGCTTCGAAGAATTCCTCTGCTGTATAGGGTACTTCACCTTCTCCCGTAGTGCTTGTCACGAACAGCAGCACATCGAGTGTGTCGAGATCCTCTGGATCGAAATCGGCGACATCCTGACAGGTGACTCTAAGGTCGGCGGCCTCGGCTTCGCGCGAGAGCGCACCTGCCACGTCCTCGCTCGCTCCGGTCTCAGTCGCGTAGAGGATGGTTACCAGTTTCGGTCGCTCGGTCGCAGTCGCCATCACAGCTTCCTCGACAAGGGTTTGTGCGCCTGCATCAGCAGACACATCCCGCCCGTCAGCCACGATTGATTGATCGGCCGTCAGCATCGCGACCCCATCGATTCAAACGCGGGAAAGGCGGGCCCGGAATTCATGCCGACGCTTCTTCCGATTCTTCGATGATAAGGAAAACGCTGTCACCTTCGACCTCGACCGGATAGGTCCGGACCGGAATCCAAGCCGGCACGCCGGTGACTTCGCCAGTGAGAAAGCTGAAGCGGGAACTGTGCATGGGGCATTCCACGCTCTCGTCGCAAAGATAGCCTTCGCTGAGTGATTCATCCTCGTGCGTGCAGCGATCGTCGATCGCGCGGAACCCGTGCTCTTCCAGGTGGGCAACGCAGATCGTCCGGCCTGCCGCCTCGATCTTGGTCATTTCGCCAACCGGCAGCTCGCTTGCCTTGAGTACTTCAACCCTGCTCATGCCACTTTACTCCAATTGTCCAGGATCACCGGGAAAGAAACGAATGTCGGGATCTGGTCACGTGGATCATCCGAATGCTTGAGAGGCAGCGTCTGGACCTGCTGATCGGGATCGCGCCGGATACCCGCACGGAACAGGCCCTGAACCATGCGCAAATGGCTACCGCTCTTACCGTCATTGCCGAGCACGGTACGCAAACCCAGGCATTGGTGCGGGCCTGTGGCGAATGCGAGCCCATAGCGATTGATGCCTTCGGGAATTGTCCGGTCCGGGTTGAACTGGTTTGAGTCACCCCCGAACACGTCAGAGTCCCGGCCGGCTCGCGCAATGTAGGCATGGATTTCGTCGCCCGCCTTGATGGCGACTTCCTCGGCATCGACATCGTCGACGGCAAGTCGCGTAAGATAGGGAATGAAAGGTGCGCGCAAGCGCAGCGTTTCCTGGAGCGCATTCGAGACGAATTCCATGTCTTCGATGCGCTGGCGATCCTCGGGATGTTCCTCGAACCAGCCGATGAGATAGTCGACCGTCGACATGACGGCCTGCGCACTCGTACCCGTGGTTGCGACGAAAAACAGGATGGCTTCCTTGACCCCGGTTTCTTCGTCGGCATAATCCTCGACTGCTTCGGTTGCGATCATGTGCAGCAGATTGAGCGGCACCTCGTCTTCAGACAGATTTCCGGCTTTGACCTGTGCCAGCTGGCTCTTCGCAAACTCGAGTGACGGCTTGTAGAATTCCTCTACGAATACCTTCCGTGCTTCGAGCCCCGCATTGGTCACTTCTTCGCGATTTTCGAAATGGGCCGCGCTCAGGCCACCGAAGATGGGCAGCGCACAGCCGCGCAAGCGCGCCATGCCTTCCTCGGACTCGACGCCCTGGATACCGATGATCTTGGCCGCAAATTCGAGGAAGATGAGCTCGACTACGCCCGCCAAATCGATGCTGAAGGTGCCATCGGCATTTTCTTCTGCCTTGCGCCCCATCCAGCGCTGGACTGCCGGGAGGATGATTTCCTCGCGGTAATGTACGAGCTGCTCTGGCCGCACCAGTTGGTTTAGGAGCCGGCGACGCTTGCGGTGTGCATCGCCCTTGCTCATGGCAAGGTTACCCTCCTGAAACGCCTTGACGTTGATGGCCCCCAATTCGTCCGGGTGGAGGTAATTGTCTGCGGAGACGTTTGCATCTTCTTCGACGGCCTTGGACCGCAACACCTTCTGCAGAACATCGAGCTTTTCAATTTCGACGCGCGAAAAAGGGCATTGTCCGGCTTGCGCCGATGAATCGGATGCCATTTAAGTTCTCCTCTGCCTGTAAGAGCCTGTCTTCAAAAGTAGTTGGGAGATATCAGCTGGTTGCGCTTGACGCGCTGGTGCATCGCTGATTCCGGGGTTTCGCCAGAAACGACCGAGGAATAAGCGATGTGGACCGATACCTCCCGGCAGCAGCATAGCCGCCCGGGTCTACGTTATCCAAGCGATTTGCGCGATGCCGAGTGGGCCTTGATCGAGCCTCTGTTGCCGCCCGCGAAACCTGGCGGCAGGCCGCGCTGCGCCGACCTGCGCGAGGTGATGAACGCGATCCTCTATCTGGCAACAAGCGGTTGCCAATGGCGGATGCTGCCCAAGGATTTCCCTCCGCTCTCGACGGTTCAACGCTATTTCTATGCCTGGCGCGACAGCGGCCTATGGCAGACGATCAATCACCTGCTGGTGATGGCTGCGCGCCAGATCGAAGGGCGCGAGGCCAGCCCCAGCGCCGGGGTGATCGATAGCCAGAGCGTCAAGACCACCGAGAGTGGCGGCCCACGGGGCTACGATGCGGGCAAGAAGATCATGGGACGCAAGCGTCACATCATCACCGATACGCTCGGACTGATGTTGTTCGTCACCATCCACGCTGCCAGCATTCAGGATCGCGACGGGGCGGTCGATCTCATCAAGGCAATCCGCTACCGCTTCCCGTGGCTGCGCCACCTCTTCGCCGATGGGGGCTACGCAGGCGACAAGCTCATCGGCGCGCTTCAAGGGCATGGGCAATGGACGCTCGAGATCGTGCGCCGCTGCGACACCGCCAGGGGCTTTGTTCTGCTCCCGCGCCGCTGGGTGGTCGAGCGCACCTTCGCCTGGCTCGGCAGATGTCGACGGCTCGCAAAGGACTGGGAAAGAACTATCGAAAGTTCCACCGCATGGACTACCATCGCCCACATCCGCCGCCTCACCCGCCTCATCGCAAGCCACTGCCAGATCGCATAAACTTCTGAGTCAGGCTCTAAGGACCAGTCGCCAGGGCGATGCCTCACCTTGTATTGGACTAAACATAGAGGCTGGTCCGACCTTCGTATGTCACCGATAGTGGGGACCGCCTCAAAGCTCGTCAGAGCGCTGACCATCCCCCGTCGACCGGCAGGAAGATGCCAGTCACGAAGGCTGCTTCCGGCGACGACAGGAACATGACGGCGTTCGCGATATCTCGTGTTGACGCGAGCCGCTTCATTGGATGCATGTTTGCAATTGCTTGACGCGCTGCAACCTCCGCATCGGCATCGAGACCGGAGAGGCTCTGCTTCATCATGCCCGTGGGTGTCCCACCTGGAGCAACACAGTTGATGCGAATATTCTGCTCGGCATATTCGATGGCAGCGTTTTTGGACATTCCCAGAACAGCCGCCTTGCTGGCCACGTATGCGGTTTGCTGCGCCATCGAATGAACGCTTAGAAACGATGCGGTATTGACGATCGCGCCGCCGGAATCCTGCTGCAGCATCAACTGGATCTGTTCACGCATGCAAAGCCACACGCCCATCACGTTGATCCGTAACACCCGCTCGAATTCGTCCACGGGGATGTCGGCGGCCAGGCTGGAAGACTGGGTGATCCCAGCATTGTTGAAGGCTATGTCGAGGCGGCCGTTGATGGAATGAGCTTCCTTGACGGCTGAACGAACCGAGTTCTCATCGCCAACATCCGCGACGATGGGATGAAACCTACGCTCGCCATCTCCCAGCATATTGCCGGTTGAGGTCAACCCGCCTTCGGACAAGTCTATGCCCGCCACAGTCGCACCTTCGGCAATGAATGCGGCGGCCGCCTCTTGGCCGATCCCGCTGCCGGCGCCCGTGATCATTACAGTTTTTCCGTCGAAGCGCATCTTTGTCGGTTCCTTTCCCAAATTCGTCGTGCTCGGACCTGGTGCACTCACAGCGCAATTCACCGCCCCAGAAGTCGTCGGTCGGCCAACCAGCCCTCGGTAAGGTCTATGGCTCTGCTCAAATGATCTGGCTGGCCGACGTAGTAGTGAGTGGCCCCATCTATCCGATGGTACTGCTTGTCCACGGTGCCTGCGGCCTTGAAGACTGACTGGCAATGATAGCTTGGCACTGCATCGTCAGCCGAGTTTTCGATCAGCAGCAACGGAGCGGATATCTGCTCCGCGCATTTGATCCCATCGGCATTGGTGTCGTCGATAGACCATTGCGAGAGCCAGCTGCGTAGGGTCGAGAAGCGCGCGAGCCCAACGGGGCCGGAATTCACCGTTTCGGGATCGCCCAGATAGCACCATCCGATCGGGCGATCATTGGGGTCGAGCGCAGGATCGAGGAACCGGGGGTCTGCAAGGGTGCGGTGCGTGACGAAACCACGCTCCTTCTCTTTTCCTCCAGCATTGCGGAGTCGTTCGAGCGTGTCCTTCACATTAGCCGTGATCTTGCGCACGCGCGCCAGTTGCGCGCCCCGGTAGCGCTCCAGGAAAGCGGTGTCGAATGGCGGATTTACCTGGTCTCCGTAGATGTCCAGCGACTGGTCACGCGTATCAGGATCGTCTTCATCGATGACGGAAGGATCTATGACATCGAGCAGGAGTTGCGCGCGGGAACTGTGTGCCGCCTGGAAAACTACTGCATCAGCCGGAATCAGCCGCGCCCCTGCGAGGTCTATGGGATCCCCGGCAGGCGTCCCCGTTATGGAAGGATTTTCGGCCTGAGACTGATAGAACAGCGAAAGGGAACCACCGCCGCTCCATCCGACGAGCACCACATGCTTGTAGCCAAGCACTTCCTTGGCGTGCCGGATATACGCGCCCAGATCGAGCAAAACCTTTTCGAGAATGCAGGCGGTATCGTTCCTTGCATAACGGCTGCCTGCACAAAGGACGTGCGCGCCGCGATGCGCAGCTTCGCGCGGAACCGGAAGCAATTGCAGGGTCGAAGCGGGATGCATGTAGACCTGCAGCGTGTCGCTCGGCTGGTCGCGCGGTCGAATCAAAATTCCTTCGACGTTCACCGCGCCTTGGTTTCCAGCAAAGCCATATGTTTCGGTGAAGGCCTGGCTCTCGTCATAGGCGAGATGAAGCCATTCGAATTCCAGTTCGAAGCGCTGCGGCATTTCGTTTTATCCCCTCACACTTTGAGGCAGGGTCCGCGCGAAACTTGCCCGTTAACCTCTTCAAGTCTATGCTTTACCGAACAGCCGCGTCTGCCGATGTCCCCTGCGCGCGGGACGGAACCGGAAATGACGGCTGAATTGGAGAGAAAACATGCCTTTTTGGACCCAATTGTCCGAGACGAAGCTCATGCAATTGGAGTCGGAGTTTCCGAAACTGATCATGTCGATCGGTCAAAAGTCTTTCGGCGCCCACCTGCTTCGCCTTCTTAACGCAACTTGCGGAGCGGAACACGCATCAGTCTTTAATCTCACTAAAGACGATCTCGTAGAAATTACGGCAGTGAGTATCGACGGCTCGGACACGGCGCACCGCCAAGTGGAAATCTACCTGAAGGAGGGCCTGTGGCGCAAAGATCCTTCTCTCGACGAGGCGCGACAACAACTGCGTATCGAGGATGCCGCGGTTGTTCGGACCGATGTAGAGCACCTATCAAACCCGACCTTACGAGATCTGGTCTATGGTGAGCCTCATGTTCAGGACCGACTTCTGATCTGCGCACGGAATGGTGACAACATTTTGGGATTAAGTGTCCTCCGAACATCAAAGAAAGGTCCCTTCACCTCAGAGGATGTGGAATCGATCCGGTCAATTTCCAATTCGATTTTCGCGGTCGTCGCGAAGCACATCAACCTGTCCTGGGATGGACCCGATGTCTCGGTGGCGCTCACCTCGCTTGAGGAAATTGAAGCTTGCATCGAGGAATGCGCAAGCGAACTGCCTCGGCGGGAGGCGCAGGTATCGGCTCGTATCATATTCGGCATGACCACGACGGGGATCGGCCTGGAGCTTGAGATCAGTGACGAGACAGTCATGACCTATCGCAAGCGTTCGTATCAGCGATTGGAGATCGCAACACAGCGCGAGCTTCTTCTCTGGTACCTCGAGCTTTGGAGTAAGTGGCAAAACCGATCGACGCGCGAGTGTGATCTTACGCTGTCCAATTCTGACAGGGACCGAGACAGGAGGCTGCCCCGCGCGAGCACCGGTATCACGTCTCGCAAGACGATAGGCTCGCAGGTAAGCGCGGCGGCCTAGAACCGGCAGCAATTCAGCTTGGCTCGCGACGACAGACTGGCCTTCGGCGAAGCTAGATAGCCTTTTCGATCAACGCGCTCGCTTGATGTCGTTGATGACGTTCGTCATCGATTGGACGATGTCTGAACCCATCTCGATCGCGCGCTGCTTGCCGTCTTTCCACGCTTTGAGATGCGCGATGCCCTTCTCCGAATGATTGTTCCAGTCGGGATCGGTAGGATAAGTGATTTCCAGCCTGATCCCGTTCGGATCCTTGAAATACACACTGTAGATGAGGCCATCGTGATCGGTTGGTCCTACAACCTCCAGGCCCTTTGACGTCAGCCAATCGAACCACTCGTCGACTTCCTCCCGACTCTCAGCCTGAAGCGCGATATGATCGAATATCTCGTATGCCGGGTGCGAGACGGCGGGTCGCTCTGGCAGTCCCGGAGCTTCGAAGAACGCAATTGTCGACCCGTCCTTCATGCGAAAGAAGATATGAAAGTAGGGAAATTCGTCGCCGGTCGAAGGCACCGAATTGCCGACCACGGTACTCGCGAGGTCCATCCCCATGACGTTCATGTAGAAGTCAGCGGTGGCCTCGACATCATGCGTCACCCACGCTGCGTGGTTGAGCATGAGCGGAGTTAGCTTTGTCGACTGGGTTTCGTGGACGGTCATTTCAAACACTCCCCGCATTGGATAGATTGAGGAATTAGACTATCGGCGCCAGAAACTATGTCCCCAGCGATTGGGACAGCTGCGCAGAGGCTACTCAACGCCTAGTAATATTGGCGGCAATTCGCGGCAGTTGGCCTGCTGCCAGGCCAACAAGGTGGACCGAAGGCTCAACGTTTCGGCGATCTCGTCACGCCCTTCGATCAAAGCGCGCTTCCGTCCTTCGGCGATATCGAAGGGCAGCTCGATACCGCCGCCGTAGGTCACCGTCTGACCAATCAGATCGACCCGTACCCGCGCCCGCCCAGCATCTGCCACTGTTTCTCGAAGCGCAGATATTTCAGGAACGGCAAGAACGATCGGCAAAATGCCATTCTTGAAGCAGTTGTTGTAAAAGATTTCGGCAAAGCTTTCGGCTATGATGCAACGAATTCCGAAATCCAGCAGGGCCCATGGCGCATGCTCCCTGCTCGAGCCGCACCCGAAGTTTGCCCCTGCCACGAGAATGCCCGCATTGCCCCATGGCACACGGTTGAGAACGAAGTCGGGATTGAGTGAACCGTCGGCACGATATCGCATTCTCGCAAACAGGGCACGGCCGAGACCCTTGCGCTCGACGGTCTTCAGAAACTCTCCGGGAAGTATCTTGTCGGTGTCGATATTGTCGATAGGTATGGGAGCCGCAGTCGCTTCAAGGCGTTCGAAACGGGTCATCGCTCAAGCTTTCTGGGATCAGCGATCTTGCCCGACAGCGCACTTGCGGCCGCGACCGCGGGCGAGACAAGATGGGTACGTCCGCCGGTGCCCTGGCGGCCTTCGAAATTGCGGTTCGAGGTGGAGGCACACCGTTCGCCAGGCGCCAGTCGATCCGGATTCATGCCAAGACACATCGAGCAGCCAGCTTCCCGCCACTCAAACCCCGCCTCCAGGAAAACGAGATCGAGTCCCAGATCTTCTGCCTGCAGGCGGACCTGGCCGGAACCCGGTACGATCAGGGCGCGCACGCCGCTGGCGACCTTTTTTCCACGCACGATTTCCGCTGCTGCGGCCAAGTCCTCCAGCCGCCCATTCGTACAGCTGCCAATGAAAACAACGTCTATCGGGAGGCCCTCGATTGCCTGTCCCGGCGCGAGACCCATGTAATCGAGCATCGCGTGTAGTTGCGGCTTCTGCTGTTCTGGAAAGTCTTCAGGATCGGGAACCACACCATTGATAGGTACGACCGCATCAGGGCTTGTTCCCCATGTGACCATGGGCGCCACATCGCGGGCGTCGATGATGACGGTCTTGTCGAATTTCGCCGAAGCGTCAGATCGCAGCGCACCCCATCTTTCGACTGCTGCGTCGAATTCTTCACCTTGCGCAACATTCGGGCGGCCATGCAACCAATCAAAAGTCTTTCGGTCCGGCGCAATCATGCCTGCGCGAGCACCTGCTTCGATGGTGAGATTACATAACGTCATTCGCCCGGCCATATCGAGCGCTTCGACAGCAGCTCCGGCATATTCGACGACGTATCCGGTGCCGCCTGCGGTCCCGAGTGTACCGATCACATGAAGAGCAAGATCCTTTGCCGAGGCGCCCGCGCATAGGGCGTTGTCGATCCGAACAAGCATCGTTTTTGACGGCCTCTGACGCAGGGTTTGCGTAGCAAGTACGTGCTCAACTTCACTGGTTCCGATCCCGAATGCCAAAGCGCCAAATGCTCCATGGGTCGATGTATGGCTGTCTCCACAAACGATAGTCATGCCGGGTTGGGTCAGGCCAAGCTCCGGTCCGACGACATGCACGATGCCCTGCCGCGCGCTGCGTAAGGGAATGTAGGGGACTTTAAACTGCTCGACATTGCGCTCCAGCGTTTCGACCTGGAGCCGGCTGGCCGGGTCTTCAATCGGTCCGTCACGGTTATCGGTGGGCACATTGTGGTCAGCCACTGCGATCGTCAGCTCAGGATGTGCGACGGTCCGGTCTTGCATGCGCAAGCCCTCGAATGCCTGGGGGCTAGTAACTTCGTTCACGAGGTGCCGGTCGATGTGAAGAAGCCACGTCCCGTCGTCCATCTCCAGAATGGCATGAGCATCCCAGATTTTTTCGTACATCGTCCGGGGCGGCATCACACCGCCTCCGTCAATTTTGCGCGCAGGGCATTGCGCACTCGCCCACCGGTTGCCGCGCCCGGTATGCGCTCGGCCTGCAATGATGCAGTCAAGAGGCGATCAAGATCAATCCCGGTTTCGACCCCCATCGCATCTAGCGTCCAGACGAGATCCTCGGTTGCAACATTTCCGGTTGCTCCCGGAGCGAATGGACAGCCGCCGAGGCCGGCGAACGCTGAATCGATCACCGTCACACCTTCCCCCATAGCCGCGAGTGCATTCGCCACCCCCAGTCCATATGTATCGTGACCATGGAAAGCCCATCCGCCGACTTGCGGGATTTCGGAGACCGCGCGGGCAAACAATGCAGAGACCCTGTCTGGGGTGACCCGCCCGGTCGTGTCGCAAAGGGCGATTTCGGCTGCAGGTGTAATCTCCGACAATCGCGCGAGGATTTGCAGAACCGCGTCCTGTGCTACCGGCCCGTCAAAGGGACAGTCGAAGGATGTAGCCAAATTGATCCTGACCTTCACTTCGGACGGCAATTCGCTGACCAGCAGCGCAAACTCCTCGACCGATTCTTCTGGAGTACGACGCACATTGCTCTGGTTGTGCGCCGGCGATGCGGACATCACGAAGGCAATATGCCCGGCACCGGCCTGGAGCGCCCGCTCGGCTTGACGGTTGGTAGGAACCAGCATCTGGACATCAAGATCTGCGTATCTGGCGCAGTGCGCGAGAATTTCGGGCGCGTCGGCCATCTGCGGAACCGCGCTGGTACTGACAAAGGCGCCCGCCTCCATCCGCCTGATGCCTGCTGCATAGAGGCGATCGATGAATTCGAACTTTTGCTCGGTCGGAATAAAGTCCTTGATCGGTTGGAAACCGTCACGAGGTCCGACCTCGACAATCTGGATTTTACGCATTGTCACTTGAGCACTCCGCTCTGCTGTAATTGCGCGATCTTCCCGGCATCATAGCCAAGCAGTTCGCGCACGATCCGCACGCCGTCGGCACCGGTCTCGGGGCCGGTATTGCGCACGCTCCCAGGTGCGCCGGGAAAATGCGGCACGATTCCCGGATGCAGGACATCGCCGAACCGGGGATCAGCGACCTCCCGCACCATTCCGCGCGCACGGTATTGTTCGTCGGTCGCGATATCTTCCGCAGTGTACACTTTTGACGAAGGTATGCCCGCCGATTCCAGCGAATAGAGCAGCTGCTGCGTATCGAGCGACTGCGACCACCCGGTAATGATCCGATCGAGTTCCGATGCGTTCGCGACCCGTTCGGCATTGCCCGCGAAGCGTTCGTCCCCGATCAAGTCCCTGCGTTCCATCAGTTCTGCAAGGGCCGCGAATAACGGCTCCGAGTTCGCCGCGATCAGGACGAACTCGCCTTGCTTAGAGGGATATGCGTTGGAGGGTGCCGCCGTGGCGATGGCCCCTCCGGTCGGCTGCTTTATCCGTCCAAGCGCGCCAAATTCAGGGAGCATCCCCTCCATCAGGCTCAAAACGCTCTCCGTCAGCGCGACATCGACGGTCTGATACCGTTGATCACTCCCCCTGCGCTCGCGCCGCCACAGCGCTGAGACGATGCCCAGCGCTGCATAAAGACCGGCGAGCGAGTCGCCGACGCTGATGCCTACCCGGACTGGCGGAAGATCGGATGTACCGGGCGGGTGGTCGGTCAGATAGCGCAGCCCCCCAACGGCCTCGCCAATGACGCCGAACGCGGCACGATCCTTACCGGGACCCGTTTGCCCATACCCAGAGATATGGGCGACGATAAGATCGCGATTGCCTTCACGCAGAACATCCGGACCCAGACCCATTTTCGTGAGCTGACCGGGGCGGAAATTCTCGACCACGACATCGCATTTCTGCGCAAGATCGATAGCGATCCTTCGACCTTCCTCGGACTTTAGATCGAGAGCGATGCTTTGCTTGTTGCGACCGTGGACCGACCACCAGAGGGATTTGCCATCGACCTGGGCACCCCACTGCCGGACCGGGTCGCCACGCAGAGGTTCGATCTTTACGACCTCAGCCCCGAGATCGGCTAGCAAGCGGGTACAGAACGGCGCGGCCACGAAGTGGCCGATCTCAAGCACTCTGACCCCGTCAAGAACGCCTGGCAGGGTTGCGGACTCGCTCACGAGGCAGCGTCCTGCGCTTCCCTCGTCAGACGGTCGTAGCGCTCGACGCGGGCGGGATCGACCACTAGCGGGCGTTCATAGGAAGGATCGCTTGTATCGCGGCTCGCCTGCTGCCCCGTTTCGGCCACAGCAAATTCATGAGGCGCGATGCAGTCGAAGTTTGGGGCTCCCTCCGGCGTCTTGCTTCCTTCGATCGTATTGATCGATGGTGCGACCCAGTCGACGATATATTTGCGATGCGCGATGGCCCATTTGCCTTCGCGCTTCTCCATCCGGTCGATGTAGCGACCGCCGATTGAACTGAACGGGGCGCCTGTCGTGTTCATTGCCGAGTAGGAGAGATAGGTTTCGCAATGGGCGGTTTCACCGTCAATTTCCACATGATGATTGCCGATCATGTGCTGGGTCGCGCTCTGATATTGGCCGTGCAGGTTCTTGACCCAGTCCCAGAACGCGTCGGGTGGCCCGACAAAACTGCCGTGATCGTCCATCGCATCGGGGTGATAAGCCGACATAACCATGTCCCGATCAAGTCGATCGCACCCGCGGCAATAGCGCACCACGACGTCATAGATTTCCTGGCGATCCATGAGATAGGTCAGCTTCGCTTCCATCTCTTCTATCGTCATGCTCATATACCACTCTCCATGTTCCAGCCGGCCGCGTGTCTGATCCGATCAAGCAATCGGTGCAGCTTCAAGGCGTCGGCAAAATCCGGCACGCTGGCGGCACCGGTCCTCAGGTCTTTGGAAACTGCGTGATAGGCATGCGCCACGCTATCGGCGTGACTGTCCTCCGCAGTCGTGCACTGGCGATAGATCGGGGGAATTTGGAGCGGCCGCAGCTCTTCCTCGCCCTGCCCGCCGCTTATATCAAGATGACCGTATTGCAGGTGACCGCTGCCGGACTCGATCAGGAGCGCTCCGGAATCACCGGAAATTTCCCAACGCAGATTGCCTGCAGGAGACTCTCGGCCGGTATAGTGCAGCGAAGCGACCGCGCCCGATTGAAGGGTGCCCGATACGACCACCTCATCCGGTCCATTGGCTGCGATTGTCTCCCCGGTGTCGGTGAGTTTTACCTGAGGAAACTGCACCGCCATTGTCGCGTCGAGTTCCGCGAATTCGCCAAGAACCCACGTGAAACCGTCGATCATATGGCCGAAGGGGATCGTGAAGAGAGTAGCCCCGAGACTGTCATCGAGCGTGTAGGCAAGCGAAGCGAGCGCTTGGCCGCTCCAGGGAAACCCGCCGGAGCCCGTCACTCGGGTCG encodes:
- the leuD gene encoding 3-isopropylmalate dehydratase small subunit gives rise to the protein MTRFERLEATAAPIPIDNIDTDKILPGEFLKTVERKGLGRALFARMRYRADGSLNPDFVLNRVPWGNAGILVAGANFGCGSSREHAPWALLDFGIRCIIAESFAEIFYNNCFKNGILPIVLAVPEISALRETVADAGRARVRVDLIGQTVTYGGGIELPFDIAEGRKRALIEGRDEIAETLSLRSTLLAWQQANCRELPPILLGVE
- the leuC gene encoding 3-isopropylmalate dehydratase large subunit, producing the protein MYEKIWDAHAILEMDDGTWLLHIDRHLVNEVTSPQAFEGLRMQDRTVAHPELTIAVADHNVPTDNRDGPIEDPASRLQVETLERNVEQFKVPYIPLRSARQGIVHVVGPELGLTQPGMTIVCGDSHTSTHGAFGALAFGIGTSEVEHVLATQTLRQRPSKTMLVRIDNALCAGASAKDLALHVIGTLGTAGGTGYVVEYAGAAVEALDMAGRMTLCNLTIEAGARAGMIAPDRKTFDWLHGRPNVAQGEEFDAAVERWGALRSDASAKFDKTVIIDARDVAPMVTWGTSPDAVVPINGVVPDPEDFPEQQKPQLHAMLDYMGLAPGQAIEGLPIDVVFIGSCTNGRLEDLAAAAEIVRGKKVASGVRALIVPGSGQVRLQAEDLGLDLVFLEAGFEWREAGCSMCLGMNPDRLAPGERCASTSNRNFEGRQGTGGRTHLVSPAVAAASALSGKIADPRKLER
- a CDS encoding hydroxymethylglutaryl-CoA lyase produces the protein MRKIQIVEVGPRDGFQPIKDFIPTEQKFEFIDRLYAAGIRRMEAGAFVSTSAVPQMADAPEILAHCARYADLDVQMLVPTNRQAERALQAGAGHIAFVMSASPAHNQSNVRRTPEESVEEFALLVSELPSEVKVRINLATSFDCPFDGPVAQDAVLQILARLSEITPAAEIALCDTTGRVTPDRVSALFARAVSEIPQVGGWAFHGHDTYGLGVANALAAMGEGVTVIDSAFAGLGGCPFAPGATGNVATEDLVWTLDAMGVETGIDLDRLLTASLQAERIPGAATGGRVRNALRAKLTEAV
- a CDS encoding CoA transferase — its product is MSESATLPGVLDGVRVLEIGHFVAAPFCTRLLADLGAEVVKIEPLRGDPVRQWGAQVDGKSLWWSVHGRNKQSIALDLKSEEGRRIAIDLAQKCDVVVENFRPGQLTKMGLGPDVLREGNRDLIVAHISGYGQTGPGKDRAAFGVIGEAVGGLRYLTDHPPGTSDLPPVRVGISVGDSLAGLYAALGIVSALWRRERRGSDQRYQTVDVALTESVLSLMEGMLPEFGALGRIKQPTGGAIATAAPSNAYPSKQGEFVLIAANSEPLFAALAELMERRDLIGDERFAGNAERVANASELDRIITGWSQSLDTQQLLYSLESAGIPSSKVYTAEDIATDEQYRARGMVREVADPRFGDVLHPGIVPHFPGAPGSVRNTGPETGADGVRIVRELLGYDAGKIAQLQQSGVLK
- a CDS encoding nuclear transport factor 2 family protein, producing the protein MSMTIEEMEAKLTYLMDRQEIYDVVVRYCRGCDRLDRDMVMSAYHPDAMDDHGSFVGPPDAFWDWVKNLHGQYQSATQHMIGNHHVEIDGETAHCETYLSYSAMNTTGAPFSSIGGRYIDRMEKREGKWAIAHRKYIVDWVAPSINTIEGSKTPEGAPNFDCIAPHEFAVAETGQQASRDTSDPSYERPLVVDPARVERYDRLTREAQDAAS
- a CDS encoding Gfo/Idh/MocA family oxidoreductase, yielding MADEEPAAEGAAPHSCGVGIIGLSANGGWASLAHLPALRSMPAKFDVVALSASSGKSAEAAAKAHAVSMATSDALVLASSGDVELVVVAVKVPEHRDLVQKALDCRKDVYCEWPLGRNTAEAEEMLDAARQSGVRHFVGLQARSSPALRYIRDLVEEGYVGRVISTRVTGSGGFPWSGQALASLAYTLDDSLGATLFTIPFGHMIDGFTWVLGEFAELDATMAVQFPQVKLTDTGETIAANGPDEVVVSGTLQSGAVASLHYTGRESPAGNLRWEISGDSGALLIESGSGHLQYGHLDISGGQGEEELRPLQIPPIYRQCTTAEDSHADSVAHAYHAVSKDLRTGAASVPDFADALKLHRLLDRIRHAAGWNMESGI